The Toxotes jaculatrix isolate fToxJac2 chromosome 14, fToxJac2.pri, whole genome shotgun sequence genomic interval GAATTATGCCGCTAACTGCCTTATCTTTTCTCTGGGGCTTTAACTGTGGCTGCAGAAATTTCTCCTGTAAGTGGGCGTTTTGAATGAGTTTCAGACTGTAAAACGTGAAATGTACAACCCCACCATTACTATCGTGAGCTCGGGTAATTCTCTTTTCTTCATGCATCTGTAGTGTCCAATCAAACCACGGAATTCCCCTCACGTCAtgaattatatttttctgtGGGTGGGAAGGAGGAGATTTGAACTTTGAATCGTGTCGGCCGACTGCAGCAACACAGCAGCGACCGACAACAGCTGAGCGAGCGGCAGTGAAAGCGCAGAGCACAGAAAGTGTACAGCTGTCTGTCAGCTCCCACACTTCAGCTGTGTCCCAGACCGTACCCAACGTGTAGCAAACATCATGTCGTTCATTCttatgaagaagaagagatttaaATTCAGAGTAGACTTCGACTTGGAGGAACTGTCATCGGTTCCCTTCGTAAACGGAGTTTTATTCTGTAAAGTTAGACTCTTAGATGGAGGCTTTGCAGAAGAGTCGACTCGGTAAGGATTTTTGCTATTTATAGCAGCTGTTCACTGGTTGTTCGAacaagttaaagttaaaattaaacGAAACTCGTTTTAACCAGTTTTGAGTGTCTTCAGTTTACTTTGCACTACTGTTTTATCACTTCTTGTCTCAACTTTGATTCCTTATTTTACTACGACATTCTGTAGCATTTACACTAATGTATAACTGGTTAAAGTTCAGCTACTCAACAGAAGCTAGCTATAAGCTAACCTAACTATCGTTATACTTAGTACTAGCTAAAGCCAAGCGGTGAACTGTTTTATATTAACTTACCTTGCCAAAAGTTGAAAacttttctgcagtgtgtaagGACAGTACAACCCAGGAGACTGATGTAACGTGATTTTAAAGGAGTCAAAAAATATAAGTTTATTTTTAAGAgatgggagttttttttttgttaaccaATGTTTAATGTTACGCCGCCGATCAAGCAGTTGCTAAGCAACAAGTACTGTAGGGTAACGTTAGGGTGTCGGCTGGACTATTTCAGTCCACATTTGggtatgaataataataataataataataggaggctgtttaatttaataaatatttgtgGCTCgagttaattttctttctttcgctTGTTACCAGTTTATTGTTCCTACTATTTTGTTATTGGCCAAAACAGAATTTCCTTCCTTTGCAAAGGAGCACACAAGGTTAATTCCCTCGGGTCTATGATTATAACTGCTCGCAGCACTTAAATGAGTCACTCTGGAAAAACTGGCACAGGCGCAGCTCAAGTCAACCGCTGGTACTCACCGCTTTGCCATGGTAACTGTTCCTAAAAACTGTCGTGTAAACACTGTCATCTGAGTTTACCATGCTTCAACCACAgcgtgttttctcttttttgagTACAAATATATTGTCAACATATTGACAGCCTTGCTAAAGATGTATGGAGtgtatgaaaattatttttataaataatatCAGTTTctagtattattattactaaaaTAACCCCTTACTTATCTGAAACTTTATCTTACTATTATCAAGCCTTGACAATATAGCAATCTTTTTCCAGCCTTGTGgcaaaaacatacaacaaagCTAAACCCCCTTTACTGCTGTTGCCAGTGATTTGAATGCCAGCATTTTCTACTGCACATTTTGCATGTACCCTGCGAGGTCAAATTTACTTTAAACGCCCAAAATCACAAATAACTATTTTGCCAGTGTCAGTTTATGTCAGGGTGGAATTAGCAAATGTTTGACAGATTTGTGATTCATGTCTGCTCTTTCAGTCTTCAGTGTGCCTGTGTCTTCTGGTTTCTGTATgaactaaatgtgtgtgtttctaaatgTGCTTGTCTCACAGGGAGCCAGTCCAAGCCAACTGTGTATATTGGAAGAAGAGATTCTCTTTCATGTGTAAGATGAGCGCCAATGCTGGAACAGGTGTACTGGACCCCTGTGTGTGCCGAGTGTCTGTGCGCAAGGTACAGGACATTTTTTCTGCCATCAGGCTCTGTTTTGTTGACAAAAATGCATAGTAGCTGTTTTCCATAATAGAGTCCAGGCGGTCAACTGAGACTTGAATGTGCCAAGAAAATGTCTATTTACATAACATCAGGAGCACTGTTAATTTGTAACCATATCACAGCACCCAAGTGCCTTGTGCAGAGAATCATTGTGCTGCAAGGAGctgcaaatgttttaatgaaaacagttgtgtgTTATAGAAAGAGGCAAATACAACCTCacttatttttgtgttttttgtcattttaggAGTTGAAGGGTGGAAAAACTTTTGCAAAGGTAATACTTTTCTTTTAAAGTCTATTGACTGGCATTTGTTGTAAACTTAGCAGATTAAGCACCAGTGACCTATTAGAACAATCGTATCAGATTGCCTTCAAGTGCCCTTAGTGGACTTTTCAGTGAGGTGAGCCTATGTGCtaagaatgtttttatttctagtTTCCGGCTTTGGTTACTGATTGAAAAATCAGTAAAACAAAACCTACACCATGTTAACCAATAACTTAAATGATGAGCTGAAGAATTAGGTTATCTGATTTCTCAAGTTTTAAAGGTCTCAGACACCCACGGTGTGTTTCCTTTAACCTGATCTGGGATGAATTTCTTAGATGTCGATTACAGTATGTTTTACTGAACCACATTATGAAAGGTTGATCCTTTGATTTGACATCCATGACCACTTGAGTGTAGAAAACTgcactgtttacattcagtgcagTTTATATTGAGTAAAATCTGTATTTAACAATTTAAACTAAACGCTAAATGCTGAGCGCTAAATGATTCAGTCTGATTGAATTTATGTGCAGCTGGGCTTTGCTGACTTGAATCTGTCAGAGTTTGCTGGGTCTGGCAGCACTACACGACGGTGTCTTCTAGAGGGTTATGACACAAAGCACACCAGACAGGACAACTCAATTCTCAAGGTATGTTGGTGACGCaacacacagctccacagtCATCATTTAAGTAGGGTGCGGAATGTCCTTAGGAGTCTTTACCACACTGCCAGTGTTTTTTGTCCAGTCCAATAATGTGTTCTTACATGATAGGTATACCACCTATGCTTGCTAAACTGTATAGTTCTAAAGCAAACCACCACTTCTTGAGTTCAATAGCAGCAGTAGGTACTCTCTTATCTGAGAAAGTTAGATTTATGGCATGTATGGAAAAGTTAAATGCCCTGATAGTTCATGCATCAGGGCATGTCTTAGCCTGTGATCAATAAACTGCCTGAGCTATGGGAACCATGGgaacaaatttaaaatatgCAGATTCTTCCTGGGGCACAGACCTACACTCAGCTTAcgtttttcaaaatcatattcCAAACTTCAGATAACAGCGACCTTGTGAAACAACACTACACAAGGAAATTGACATtactgttcttgtttttctgttacagGTTGTCATTACCACACAACTCATGTCTGGAGACCCCTGTTTTAAAACGTAAGGGCtctttgtgaatttatttatctgttCATTTCTATTACTGATCCTTAAAGTCTAAGTATTTATTCAATTTGAAAATTGTTGCTAAGGAAGTCATGACCTGTCTGTTATGTTTAACTTTATTCCACTACAAGTTATAGATAAAATTATAGATGTGGTTACACAGAAAGAATATACCACATGTACAAATGTCTGCACCTAAccacaaagaaatgtttttcatcacaTCCTGTCTGTCACCAAACTGACAACACACGCTCTTGTCTGATATTTGACACCCTCAGAGTTCAAAGTTAAGAAGTATTTTGTTGTAGCTGAGATCTTATCGCAGCCTTATCTGAGAACTAATAACACCTTGCCCAGACATTAATCTGCCCAACCTAAGAAGTGAACAACAGCTGATGTGTGTTCAGCTCAGCCCAGAGGTTGTATTTCCATCAAAGTCAAGAGCTTTATGTTGAGCAGTTTGTCGCAAAGGACATGATGTAATATCACACTCCTGGCAAAGCCTGTGCCATGTGTAAACAGTTAGCTTTCTTCAACCAGCACAACTCTTTCCCTGTATTCTTTCATGCTCCAACACCCTCTTATTGTAATAATGCACATGCTGCTGCCTAGGAGATGTCTAAAGTGTAAACTCAAGGATAGTCTTGTCATTCATCCCACGCAGTGTTACTCATTGTGTATGTGTAGGATTTACAACAGCACACAGTGGAAAGATGACGCTCgatttatatttttcactgtctgtctgtcactctttgtctgtctccacCCACATTCCTATGTTTAGCATAGTGTCGCAGGAACAGAGAAGTGGAGTTTTCTGTATTCATGTCTTTCAAAAAAGTAACTGTTATTCTGTTTCAATATACTTGTTACTTGCACACTTATAACTAATGTATAACTTGACCAAAGAACTGCTGGCTTTGTTGTTTGCATGGTGATGAGTTTAAATATCAGCAGTTTAGTTAATACACATTGCAGTATTTTAACATGTAAAGCTATGTTTGATGACTGCATGAgcataaaacaacattttatttgcaagatttttctttttagtgcCTATGTAAACATatctgctgctgaaggagctCTTTTACAACAAAAGTTAGTGACACTAAGGCACGAGTTTGCTTTTAAGTAACTTTACTGCTTCTTGTCTTGCCTGCAGTCCTCCATCTACAGCTATGACTGTGGGTATCCCACAGGCTGAAGCAGAGTGTCTCCTTGAGGACAGAAAAGGAGGGGACATGTACATATCCCGTTTACTCATTGGTATGCGCATACATACTCTAttgctttgaaatgttttgtctttctaaACTTAATTTTAATTTCTCAGCTCTTAACAAAAGCAAAGATTTTGTGGTCAACAGTTTTGACAAAGTCCAACAAAGAACCATCTTTCATGAAGTACCATGATTGTTCTGTCGTGAAAAGTAATGCGTTTAGAATTCTCTGAATGAAAAGCCTTGGCACTGAAATTATCA includes:
- the LOC121192685 gene encoding protein FAM102B-like, which produces MSFILMKKKRFKFRVDFDLEELSSVPFVNGVLFCKVRLLDGGFAEESTREPVQANCVYWKKRFSFMCKMSANAGTGVLDPCVCRVSVRKELKGGKTFAKLGFADLNLSEFAGSGSTTRRCLLEGYDTKHTRQDNSILKVVITTQLMSGDPCFKTPPSTAMTVGIPQAEAECLLEDRKGGDMYISRLLIETPRKSASVPEELVLYGHSRTSSYASQQSKISGYSSNHSSLTDLSHRRSASGGSASTGIGSILEPSDQQVERGERENRSTPPVSATCHHAPEHPSTPVRLLRHPVKQNSMENQLKRVDATRVDADDIIEKILQSQDFSHGFLDSSAEEEGLSLFVGPGGSTALGSQHTRVAAGAFEQVVIKR